One Haloterrigena salifodinae DNA window includes the following coding sequences:
- a CDS encoding glycosyltransferase: MADPTPVSVILPTTGWNDACEEIAAQLRSGDELLVVCDAATESVAERIDDRPEAVRLVVAGEPEGCSGKANAIAVGMDAAECDRLVWSDDDYHHPPDWLDGLRSDYERYGPTTEVPVFVGQDPLAKLLEPTHVISGTLAVSLGDVPWGGSLVFERDDIDEEAFLTDLRRTVSDDGLLMEYADITSVERTRRVEIGGSVRETLENQVRFTKIVRYHDPVATAGQFVLGSALTAGCVLFPLPALMLLTVAMAGVYAAFGVRRWTFLAAYPVALAAIPLLAYGLVRRTFVWGGRRYRWRGKFDVSVETE; encoded by the coding sequence ATGGCAGATCCGACGCCGGTCAGCGTCATTCTACCTACGACGGGGTGGAACGACGCCTGCGAGGAGATCGCCGCGCAACTGCGCTCGGGGGACGAACTCCTCGTGGTCTGCGACGCGGCGACCGAGTCGGTCGCCGAGCGAATCGACGACCGTCCGGAGGCGGTCAGACTGGTGGTCGCGGGCGAACCCGAGGGCTGCTCCGGGAAGGCGAACGCGATCGCAGTCGGGATGGACGCGGCCGAGTGCGATCGCCTCGTCTGGTCCGACGACGACTATCACCACCCTCCCGACTGGCTCGATGGATTACGAAGCGACTACGAGCGGTACGGACCGACCACGGAAGTCCCGGTCTTCGTCGGCCAGGATCCGCTCGCCAAACTCCTCGAGCCGACGCACGTGATCAGCGGAACGCTCGCCGTCTCCCTCGGGGACGTTCCCTGGGGCGGGTCGCTCGTCTTCGAACGCGACGATATCGACGAGGAGGCGTTCCTCACGGACCTCCGGCGGACGGTGAGCGACGACGGCCTCCTCATGGAGTACGCCGATATCACGAGCGTCGAGCGGACGCGTCGCGTCGAAATCGGGGGTTCGGTCCGCGAAACGCTCGAGAATCAGGTTCGGTTCACGAAGATCGTCCGGTATCACGATCCGGTTGCAACCGCCGGCCAGTTCGTCCTGGGATCGGCACTCACCGCCGGGTGCGTGCTGTTTCCGCTCCCCGCGCTGATGCTACTGACGGTCGCGATGGCCGGCGTCTACGCCGCCTTCGGCGTTCGCCGGTGGACGTTCCTCGCGGCGTATCCGGTCGCGTTGGCGGCGATTCCTCTGCTCGCGTACGGCCTCGTCCGACGGACGTTCGTCTGGGGCGGGCGGCGCTACCGGTGGCGCGGAAAGTTCGACGTCTCGGTCGAGACGGAGTGA
- a CDS encoding cobyrinic acid a,c-diamide synthase yields MNGFVLGGVSSGVGKTVATLSIVQALEDTGYAVQPAKAGPDFIDPSHHEAIAGRPSRTLDRWLEGEDGLRRNYRRGEGDICVVEGVMGLYDGDGSSTAMVAEALDLPVVLVVDAKAGMESVAATALGFKEYADAIGRDVEVAGIVAQRAHGGRHEQGIRDALPDDLEYFGRIPPNDDLEIPDRHLGLEMGAEATLPEDALREVAESLEAERLAAVAREPPAPETPSPVHSAAAVDATIAVASDAAFCFRYPATIERFRERADLVAFSPVAGDPVPDCDGVYLPGGYPELHAAELESSDTLDELGRLASEGLPVLGECGGLMAMSRSLTTTDGDRREMAGILPADVTMHDRYQALDHVELEALEGTLTAARGETIRGHEFHYSSADVDADARFAFETVRGDGIDGDHDGLTEYESLGTYVHVHAESGAFDRFLEESSR; encoded by the coding sequence ATGAACGGATTCGTCCTCGGCGGCGTCAGTTCCGGCGTCGGGAAGACGGTCGCGACGCTGTCGATCGTGCAGGCCCTCGAGGACACCGGCTACGCGGTCCAGCCGGCCAAGGCGGGCCCGGACTTCATCGATCCGAGCCACCACGAGGCGATCGCGGGCCGGCCCTCCCGCACGCTCGATCGCTGGCTCGAGGGAGAAGACGGACTCCGGCGCAACTACCGGCGCGGCGAGGGCGATATCTGCGTCGTCGAGGGCGTCATGGGTCTCTACGACGGCGACGGCTCGAGCACGGCGATGGTCGCCGAAGCGCTCGACCTCCCCGTCGTCCTCGTCGTCGACGCCAAGGCCGGCATGGAGAGCGTCGCGGCGACCGCACTGGGGTTCAAGGAGTACGCCGACGCCATCGGTCGTGACGTCGAGGTCGCCGGCATCGTCGCCCAGCGCGCCCACGGCGGCCGTCACGAGCAGGGCATTCGCGACGCCCTCCCCGACGACCTCGAGTACTTCGGGCGGATTCCGCCGAACGACGATCTCGAGATTCCCGACCGGCACCTGGGCCTCGAGATGGGTGCGGAGGCCACCCTCCCCGAAGACGCGCTGCGGGAGGTCGCCGAGTCGCTCGAAGCCGAACGGCTGGCCGCCGTCGCGAGGGAGCCGCCCGCACCCGAGACGCCGTCGCCGGTCCACAGCGCCGCCGCAGTCGACGCCACGATCGCCGTCGCCAGCGACGCCGCCTTCTGCTTCCGGTATCCGGCGACGATCGAGCGGTTCCGCGAGCGCGCCGACCTGGTCGCGTTCTCGCCCGTCGCGGGCGATCCCGTCCCCGACTGCGACGGCGTCTACCTCCCCGGCGGCTATCCGGAACTCCACGCCGCGGAACTCGAGTCGAGCGACACGCTCGACGAACTCGGTCGACTCGCGAGCGAGGGGCTGCCCGTCCTCGGCGAGTGCGGCGGTCTGATGGCCATGAGTCGGTCGCTGACGACGACCGATGGCGACCGCCGCGAGATGGCCGGCATCCTCCCCGCGGACGTCACCATGCACGACCGCTATCAGGCGCTCGATCACGTCGAACTCGAGGCCCTCGAGGGGACGCTGACCGCCGCTCGTGGCGAGACGATTCGGGGCCACGAGTTCCACTACTCGAGCGCCGACGTCGACGCCGACGCCCGCTTCGCCTTCGAGACCGTCCGCGGTGACGGGATCGACGGCGACCACGACGGCCTCACCGAGTACGAGTCGCTGGGGACCTACGTCCACGTCCACGCCGAGAGCGGGGCGTTCGATCGGTTCCTCGAGGAGAGCAGTCGCTGA
- a CDS encoding DUF1802 family protein: MSDARSATETVPALKERAGVVNALLDGTQTVLVRHPTLDPGTIDDEFVLYPAYSHQDPARYQSRYEHYYHRSSAKPDAGVPIRAVADVREEYRVSSDALEALARHYVYTPDGLRDKYDPEDDLRVLLLRVSALVSPRLAEERGSYRGCRAWIDLEDDVDVDTEASLPVLDDVAFAERRAAVRDVLE; the protein is encoded by the coding sequence ATGAGCGACGCGAGAAGTGCTACCGAAACGGTGCCGGCGCTGAAGGAGCGCGCCGGCGTCGTCAACGCCCTGCTCGACGGCACGCAGACCGTGCTTGTTCGTCACCCGACGCTCGATCCAGGCACGATCGACGACGAATTCGTACTCTATCCGGCCTATAGCCATCAGGACCCCGCGCGGTACCAGTCGCGATACGAGCACTACTACCATCGCTCGAGCGCGAAACCCGACGCCGGCGTGCCGATCCGCGCCGTCGCCGACGTCCGCGAGGAATACCGCGTCTCGAGTGACGCCCTCGAGGCGCTGGCTCGCCACTACGTCTACACGCCGGACGGCCTGCGCGACAAGTACGACCCGGAAGACGACCTGCGCGTGCTGTTGCTTCGCGTGTCGGCGCTCGTGTCACCGCGACTCGCCGAAGAGCGGGGCAGCTACCGCGGCTGTCGCGCGTGGATCGACCTCGAGGATGACGTCGACGTCGATACCGAGGCCTCGCTCCCCGTGCTCGATGACGTGGCGTTCGCGGAGCGACGGGCCGCGGTTCGGGACGTCCTCGAGTGA
- a CDS encoding class I SAM-dependent methyltransferase gives MTTRDDEAVKERVQQYWDDRSESYDGDSHHAIHSDEQRDAWLSILRDWTGDGDPPRRTLDVGCGTGVISLLLAELGHDVTGVDLSTDMLERARAKARDRGRSVEFRNGDAESISDPENAYDLLTARHLVWTLPNPSAALREWQRVVRPGGRIVLIEGHWDFDEAFDGYQEIHDELPLYDGRPPGELVDVLEKHGLERVEYEPLMESVLWGEEPNYEQYVVAGDVPE, from the coding sequence GTGACGACTCGAGACGACGAGGCCGTCAAAGAGCGCGTCCAGCAGTATTGGGACGACCGTTCGGAGTCGTACGACGGAGACAGCCACCACGCCATCCACAGCGACGAGCAGCGCGACGCGTGGCTGTCGATCCTCCGGGACTGGACCGGTGACGGTGACCCACCTCGGCGAACTCTCGACGTCGGCTGTGGAACGGGCGTCATCTCGCTGTTGCTGGCCGAACTCGGTCACGACGTCACCGGAGTCGACCTCTCGACGGACATGCTCGAGCGCGCTCGAGCGAAAGCCCGCGACCGCGGCCGGTCAGTCGAGTTCCGAAACGGGGACGCGGAATCGATCTCGGATCCCGAAAACGCGTACGATCTGTTGACGGCCCGGCACCTCGTCTGGACGCTGCCGAACCCGTCGGCGGCGCTTCGGGAGTGGCAACGAGTCGTCCGTCCGGGCGGCCGGATCGTCCTGATCGAGGGCCACTGGGACTTCGACGAGGCGTTCGACGGGTATCAGGAGATCCACGACGAGTTGCCGCTGTACGACGGCCGGCCGCCGGGAGAGTTGGTGGACGTACTCGAGAAACACGGGCTCGAGCGGGTCGAGTACGAGCCGCTGATGGAGTCGGTGCTCTGGGGCGAGGAGCCGAACTACGAGCAGTACGTCGTCGCCGGCGACGTTCCAGAGTGA
- a CDS encoding cobalt-precorrin-7 (C(5))-methyltransferase: protein MSDEYDLEAGPDPATFAAAAPEPDIDEGAAPEGQRGGDSADQRSANHSSGHSPREDGETVGADDPVYAVGVGPGNQEYLTPRGRRAIEEADVVVGFTTVVEFVEDLTDADLLTCGYKDEAEALEAFGERVAAGESGTAVAMGDPNHSGYQFVGKVQRAVEREDSDTPVRIVPGISSLQMAASRARTPMEDTEFVTLHKSGDLESDMERLAAAATVDERHLLVLPRPYDRMPGDIAAFLLEEGADPDLEALVLEKLTHKDEAIHRFTLAELSEHAGGTGTEDTPFSDLVVLAVRQPIESKTITSARR, encoded by the coding sequence ATGAGCGACGAGTACGACCTCGAGGCGGGGCCGGATCCGGCGACGTTCGCGGCCGCAGCGCCGGAGCCGGATATCGACGAAGGCGCTGCACCGGAGGGGCAGCGAGGCGGAGATAGCGCGGACCAACGTTCCGCGAACCACTCGAGCGGGCACAGCCCGCGGGAGGACGGTGAAACCGTCGGAGCGGACGACCCAGTCTACGCCGTCGGCGTCGGTCCCGGGAATCAGGAATATCTGACTCCTCGCGGTCGGCGAGCGATCGAGGAGGCCGACGTCGTCGTCGGCTTCACGACCGTCGTCGAGTTCGTCGAGGACCTGACAGACGCCGATCTGCTGACCTGCGGGTACAAGGACGAGGCCGAGGCGCTCGAGGCGTTCGGCGAACGCGTTGCAGCCGGCGAGTCGGGAACCGCCGTGGCGATGGGCGACCCCAATCACTCGGGCTACCAGTTCGTCGGGAAGGTACAGCGCGCGGTCGAGCGTGAGGATTCCGATACCCCGGTCCGTATCGTCCCCGGCATCTCCTCGCTCCAGATGGCCGCCAGCCGCGCCCGCACCCCGATGGAGGACACCGAGTTCGTCACGCTGCACAAGAGCGGCGACCTCGAGTCCGATATGGAACGCCTCGCGGCCGCCGCGACGGTCGACGAGCGCCATCTGCTCGTGCTCCCGCGGCCCTACGACCGGATGCCCGGCGATATCGCCGCCTTCCTGCTTGAGGAGGGTGCCGACCCCGACCTCGAGGCGCTGGTGCTCGAGAAGCTGACCCACAAGGACGAAGCGATCCACCGATTCACGCTGGCGGAGTTGTCCGAGCACGCCGGCGGAACCGGAACGGAAGACACGCCGTTCTCGGATCTGGTCGTGCTCGCCGTTCGACAGCCGATCGAATCGAAGACCATAACGTCGGCGCGGCGCTGA
- a CDS encoding precorrin-8X methylmutase, giving the protein MSDSQEFEQEYADLGATTQNAMDIAETSMDIVRQFVPDETLADRVRQKSVHSMGDIEFQHLIEFTGGDDLGDDEDAPVRAGARAVLEEATIVTDITMSKAGITGRGHNCEKRKAIGNGAELAKETGMTRTAASVLELDKQGVYDGAIATIGNAPTAAFALADCIENGTRPAAIVATPVGFVKAEESRQRIRGVSEEYDVPAITNVGRRGGSGLAAALTNELIHVAKDVRTDDLELEVTADARAARVESESKDE; this is encoded by the coding sequence ATGAGCGACAGTCAGGAGTTCGAGCAGGAGTACGCCGATCTGGGCGCGACGACGCAGAACGCGATGGATATCGCCGAGACGAGCATGGATATCGTCCGACAGTTCGTCCCCGACGAGACGCTGGCCGACCGCGTCCGCCAGAAGTCGGTCCACTCGATGGGCGACATCGAGTTTCAGCACCTGATCGAGTTCACCGGCGGTGACGATCTCGGCGACGACGAGGACGCGCCCGTCCGCGCCGGCGCTCGAGCCGTCCTCGAGGAGGCGACCATCGTCACGGACATCACGATGTCCAAGGCCGGGATCACCGGCCGCGGCCACAACTGCGAGAAGCGCAAGGCGATCGGCAACGGCGCCGAGCTGGCGAAGGAGACCGGCATGACCCGCACTGCGGCGTCGGTGCTCGAACTCGACAAGCAGGGCGTCTACGACGGCGCAATCGCGACGATCGGCAACGCCCCCACAGCGGCGTTCGCGCTGGCCGACTGCATCGAGAACGGCACCCGACCCGCCGCTATCGTCGCGACGCCCGTGGGCTTCGTCAAGGCCGAAGAGAGCCGTCAGCGCATCCGCGGGGTCAGCGAGGAATACGACGTGCCCGCGATCACGAACGTCGGCCGACGCGGCGGCAGCGGGCTGGCCGCGGCGCTGACGAACGAACTGATCCACGTCGCGAAGGACGTGCGGACCGACGACCTCGAACTCGAGGTGACGGCTGACGCTCGAGCGGCGAGGGTCGAATCCGAAAGCAAGGACGAATGA